Within the Thermus tengchongensis genome, the region GTTTCAGCGTGATGGTGCGTTCCCTAGGGCTTCACCGGATGGAGGCCCGGTCCTACTAGGGCTTGGTGGCGAGGGTGAACCTCATCCTTTTGGCACACAACCTCATCCGGAGTCGGGTCCTCCTGAAGATGGCGGGGGTGGAGCTTTGAGGTAGCAAACGAAGGGATCTCTTAAACGGGACTGGGGAACGGGGGGATCAGCCTCGGGTGATTGCCTGTACTTGGGAAAGAGGGCCTGGGTCCAAAGGGAGGGGGGTTTTAAGGTATGCTTAGCCCGTGCGGCCACCTCTGGTTCTCCTGGCCCTAATCCCCCCGCTCCTTCTCCTCGTGCGGAAGCCCACCTTGAGCCTTCTCCTGCTTTTAGGCTTCTCCTTCCTCCTCCTTTGGGGGGGCCTCGGGACGAGGGGAGCCCTAGCGGCCCTGCACGCTCTTTTCGCCTTTTTCCTGGGCGGGGAGGTTCTCGAGGGGAGCCCGCTTCGCCTCCCCTCGTGGGGGCTCAGGTTCCGCTGGGCGGTCCTCCTCACCCTGCCCTGGGCCCTCGGGGTCTTTCTGCTTTGGCTCGGCCTCCTGGAGGGGGTGCTGGGCCTGGCCCTGGGGGGAGGAGCCTTGGCCCTCCTGGGCTTTCTCCCCTTACGCTCCTCCTTGGAACGGGGCCTTCGGGCGGTGGGGAAAGAGGTCCGGGAGAGAGAGGCCGCTGGGTATGGGGAAGGGGAGGAAGCGCTCTTGGGTCACGGGCGTAGCCCGTATCTTGAACACCTCAGGGCCGCCCTGGCGGGGGTGGACCTCGAGGCTCCCCCCGCCCGCCTGCGCCTGGCCTGGTCCTCGAGGGGAGTTCGCCTCCTCTCCGGAGGGGAGGAAGCCCCTGGGGGCTGGAGGGAGGCAACCTTCGCCCTAGATGAGCTCCTTCCCGGCTTCGACGCTCGGTTTCCCCAGGGCTTCTGGGACTGGGACGGGGTGCTGGAGGCCCTGGGCTACCCGGAAACACCCTCATGGCTTGACTGGGACGACCCTTGGGGAAGCCTGGACCGGCACGATCCCACCTGGCGGGCGCGCCTCCTCCGCCACCCTCGCTGGCTTGCCCTGAAGGAGGAGGCCCTGCAGGCCGCCAAGGAAGCCCTCCTGTGGCGCCTCTTCTCCTACCTCCGAGGGGTTGCGGACCTTTAATCCCTAGGGGCGCATTCTGGTGTACATGCGCGGGAAGGGTATGGCCTCCCGCACGTGGCTAAGCCCACAGATCCAGGCCACGGTGCGCTCCAGCCCCAGGCCGAAGCCCGCGTGGGGCACGCTGCCATAGCGGCGGAGGTCCAGGTACCACCCGTAGACCTCCTCGGGGAGGCCGAACTCGCGGATCTTGCGCTTGAGGAGGTCCAGGTCGTGGATGCGCTGGCTTCCCCCGATGATCTCCCCGTAGCCCTCGGGGGCCAGGAGGTCGTCGTTGAGGACCAGCTCGGGGTCCTCGGGGTCGGGCTCCATGTAGAAGGCCTTGATCCGGGCGGGGTAGCGCTCGATGAAGACGGGGCGGTCAAACCGGCGGCTGATGGCCGCCTCGTGGGGGGCGCCGAAGTCCTCCCCGTAGGGCAGGGGAGGCACCTCGGGGTCTTCTTCCGCCAGCCGGTTCACCAGGGCCACGGCCTCCCGGTAGGTGAGCCGGGGGTAGGGGCCTTGGGCGGCGGGCTCGAGGGCCTTGGGGTCCCGTTCCAACATCTCCAGCTCCTTGGCCCGCCGCTCCAGCACCCGGCCCACCAGGTAGCTCACCAGCTCCTCCTGGAGAGCCATGTTCTCCTCGTGGGTCATGAAGGCAACCTCTGGTTCTATCATCCAGAACTCCAGGAGGTGGCGGCGGGTTTTGCTCCTTTCCGCGCGGAAGGTGGGGCCGAAGGTGTAGACTTTGCCGTAGGCCAGGGCCCCGGCCTCGGCGTAGAGCTGGCCCGACTGGGAGAGGTAGGCCTTCTCCCCGTCAAAGAGGTCCACCTCAAAGAGGTCGGTGGTGCCCTCCACGGCGCTGGGGGTGAGGATGGGGGCGTCGAAGCGGAGGAAGCCCCTTTCGGCGAAGAAGTCGTGGATGCCCCGCTCGATTTCGTCTCGGATGCGCATCACCGCGAAGGGGCGGCGGTGGCGGAGCCAAAGGTGGCGGTGGTCCATGAGGAAGTCGATGCCGTGCTCCTTGGGGCCGATGGGGTACTCCCCTTGGGGGAGGCTCACCACCTCCAGGCCCCGCACGGCGAGCTCGTACCCCCCGGGGGCCCGCTCGTCCTTACGCACCACGCCCCACACCCGGAGGGCAGTCTCCTGGGGCAGGCGGTCCGCCTGCTGGAAGACCGCTTCCGGCACCTCCCCATGGAACACCGTGGCCTGAAGGAAGCCCGTGCCATCCCGGAGGATCAGGAAGTGGATCTTGCCCTTGGAGCGCTTTTGGTAAAGCCAGCCGCGGAGCTCCACCTCCTGTCCCTCGTGCCGGGGGATCTCGTCAATGAACACCCGCATACCTCAAGGAGTCTACCCCAGGAGGCCTAATAGGGCCTCGGCGAGGCCGCAGGCTTCCACCGGGGCCACCACCCGCTGGGCCGCTTTCCGGACGCTTTCCGGGGCGTTCCCCATGGCCACGCCCAGGCCCACCGCCCGGAGGAGCTCCAGGTCGTTCTCCCCGTCCCCCACCATGGCGCAGGCCTCCAGGCCAAGGCCGTAGGCCTCCGCCACAAAGCGGGCCGCGGAGAGCTTGCTCACCCCCTTCTTGGTGAGGGAAACAAAGCGCACCCCAGGCATCTTGGGGCTTTCGGCCATGTGGGGGGAAAGCCCCGGGGGCAGGCGGTCCAGAAAAGCGCCCAGGGGCGCTTCGGGCCCGGCCAGCACCTGGAGACGCACCAGGGGGCTTGGGAGGTGGAGG harbors:
- the asnS gene encoding asparagine--tRNA ligase, yielding MRVFIDEIPRHEGQEVELRGWLYQKRSKGKIHFLILRDGTGFLQATVFHGEVPEAVFQQADRLPQETALRVWGVVRKDERAPGGYELAVRGLEVVSLPQGEYPIGPKEHGIDFLMDHRHLWLRHRRPFAVMRIRDEIERGIHDFFAERGFLRFDAPILTPSAVEGTTDLFEVDLFDGEKAYLSQSGQLYAEAGALAYGKVYTFGPTFRAERSKTRRHLLEFWMIEPEVAFMTHEENMALQEELVSYLVGRVLERRAKELEMLERDPKALEPAAQGPYPRLTYREAVALVNRLAEEDPEVPPLPYGEDFGAPHEAAISRRFDRPVFIERYPARIKAFYMEPDPEDPELVLNDDLLAPEGYGEIIGGSQRIHDLDLLKRKIREFGLPEEVYGWYLDLRRYGSVPHAGFGLGLERTVAWICGLSHVREAIPFPRMYTRMRP